Proteins encoded by one window of Anguilla rostrata isolate EN2019 chromosome 9, ASM1855537v3, whole genome shotgun sequence:
- the LOC135262772 gene encoding nuclear receptor-interacting protein 1-like — MTHGEEPGSETHQDSVVLTYLEGLLMHPVAGGPGATATRRSEAGHSNQEQSNKAVRAYQQPSHGIKQEDRHALPSGATQHLRKARLLRSEGWNEPESRRGPAPAGNLNGQSRDRHTEALDGSPQAESTMLASLLQSFSSRLQSVAMSQQTAPNVKEQDAQVKESTRADKEDLRCYETASSRLKGLMKKSKLQNHNSVPYHRRSSQERLSESPHAMPSTAQPATSDSCAARLKAVANLVKIRSSPTPSPKPSVACSQLALLLSSEAHLQQYSREQALKAQLSARSASERLAAIATQKTQDKKLPNIGQPQMAPDMLSSLNAQKGTLRPPALDTSKQSPTLIPGQSRAVSSPRTPHPYKEKRPFDKHNTRPSQNCSSLLLLLLNHHNPQKPINGSGHLDEDYGVFPSRGSPLLSDSEYSNHENSLNKDSSDVESSYSSCSPIDLSVKSRIRGSVPVSSSTSLDKLTESLINKWKPETPGSQVIESRQLKNSPDVKSHHEVTLMQLLLDHKNNEKVNKTADNPDLQHDITAKPNSAPAGQLTPTAVCKETRTQSPPVGLTDMSPHPLPTSSHGRDINGTASPYSLYSSAHIQSSPLDLCKSKSCSGDNIHEPAFSASKLLQNLAQCGLPITSPSPSPKALMSPTKRHSLEFQVEKPMTLLERLTAPIQRDRTPVLEGSHVNCIPFVSESPPPASEIENLLERRTVLQLLLGTPTNKEKASAKQNETATKGSFEKQVDKSLVYDTPSGPLLDIKIKTEPREEGHLSNSYEETERCQIEERGCERLRPVSLPLRDVKAEPSSTEGIPKDGLLSQLLKQRPRTFQADTRMDIHASNMKEEWGEYQGPSVPKKRKLCMGLEDHLISEPYLRTVDRPTHQDVTHSFSIPWTPEQRKPLSPAEAHAPIRCPQSTSPPQDGRGFNVLKQLLLSDNCLKDLSHPRTSTSPSTMQANYRANGNVTNKPGYNHDVINSHWNPDPLGVGPAEFRTVTTALASTSMPGSPWGSHVARQESPKLNLIPVKRESEGPIRWLISGEEKQDSCSDSPRLTKSNPILYYMLQKGYSHLRKEVRERGDAELCGMKVKEEPMADRGDVDHRLSWTHHSPLQDKSHGHVTERLNGSLEK; from the coding sequence atgACTCATGGGGAAGAGCCTGGCTCTGAGACGCACCAGGATTCTGTTGTTTTAACTTATCTGGAAGGTTTACTAATGCATCCAGTGGCAGGGGGGCCAGGGGCCACGGCAACAAGGAGATCTGAGGCGGGACATAGCAACCAAGAGCAGAGCAACAAGGCCGTGAGAGCCTACCAGCAGCCAAGTCATGGCATTAAACAGGAAGACAGGCATGCACTTCCCAGTGGAGCCACACAGCACCTTAGAAAGGCCAGGCTGCTTCGTTCTGAAGGCTGGAATGAGCCTGAGAGCCGGAGGGGGCCTGCACCTGCAGGGAATCTCAACGGGCAAAGTAGAGATCGCCACACCGAAGCCCTAGACGGCTCACCTCAGGCTGAGAGCACCATGCTGGCATCCCTGCTCCAGTCATTCAGCTCCCGACTGCAGAGTGTGGCGATGTCGCAGCAGACTGCGCCGAATGTGAAGGAGCAGGATGCCCAGGTCAAAGAGAGTACCCGTGCTGACAAGGAGGATCTCCGATGCTATGAGACTGCTTCCAGTCGCCTGAAGGGCTTGATGAAGAAGAGCAAACTGCAGAACCATAACAGTGTGCCTTACCACCGGCGGTCCAGCCAGGAGAGACTCTCAGAGTCCCCCCACGCAATGCCGAGCACCGCCCAGCCAGCCACCTCCGACTCCTGTGCAGCACGACTGAAAGCTGTGGCCAATCTGGTGAAGATCAGGTCTAGCCCGACTCCCTCTCCAAAACCTAGTGTGGCTTGTAGTCAGCTGGCCCTGCTGCTCTCCAGTGAAGCTCATCTGCAGCAGTATTCCCGAGAGCAGGCCTTAAAAGCACAATTATCTGCCCGATCTGCCAGTGAGAGGCTGGCAGCTATagccacacagaaaacacaggatAAGAAGCTGCCCAACATAGGCCAGCCTCAGATGGCCCCAGACATGTTAAGCTCCTTAAATGCCCAAAAGGGAACACTCCGGCCACCGGCATTAGACACTAGTAAACAGAGCCCAACCCTCATTCCAGGACAGAGCAGGGCGGTCAGCTCCCCACGGACTCCGCATCCTTACAAGGAAAAACGGCCCTTTGACAAACATAATACACGACCCTCTcagaactgcagcagcttgCTCTTGCTCCTTTTGAACCACCACAATCCACAGAAGCCCATCAACGGCAGTGGTCACCTGGATGAAGACTACGGTGTCTTCCCCAGCCGTGGATCACCCCTGCTGTCTGACAGTGAGTACTCCAACCATGAGAACAGCCTCAACAAAGACAGCAGTGATGTCGAAAGCTCATACTCAAGCTGCTCTCCAATTGACCTCTCTGTGAAGAGTCGGATCCGTGGCTCGGTGCCAGTGTCCTCCTCTACATCTCTGGACAAACTTACAGAGTCCCTGATAAATAAGTGGAAGCCAGAGACTCCAGGGTCGCAGGTCATTGAGTCCAGACAGCTCAAAAACAGCCCAGACGTAAAATCCCATCATGAGGTCACCCTCATGCAGTTGCTTCTGGATCACAAAAATAATGAGAAGGTAAACAAAACTGCAGATAATCCAGATTTACAGCATGACATAACCGCTAAACCCAACAGCGCACCTGCAGGTCAACTGACCCCAACTGCTGTGTGTAAGGAAACTAGGACACAGAGTCCTCCAGTTGGGCTCACTGATATGAGTCCTCATCCCTTGCCTACATCATCCCATGGACGGGACATAAATGGTACTGCATCTCCATACAGTTTGTATTCCTCTGCTCATATCCAGTCTAGCCCCCTGGATTTGTGCAAATCAAAGTCCTGCTCAGGAGATAACATTCATGAGCCGGCTTTTAGCGCCAGTAAACTACTACAGAATTTAGCACAATGTGGATTACCAATCACATCTCCTTCCCCTTCGCCAAAAGCCCTAATGTCTCCTACCAAAAGACATAGCCTTGAATTTCAGGTGGAAAAGCCCATGACGTTGCTGGAGAGACTCACTGCTCCAATACAACGGGACAGGACCCCAGTTTTAGAGGGATCCCATGTCAACTGCATTCCATTTGTGTCTGAGTCACCACCACCTGCATCAGAGATTGAGAATCTTCTGGAGAGGCGCACAGTTCTGCAGCTTCTTTTGGGGACTCCCACAAATAAGGAGAAAGCCAGTGCCAAGCAGAATGAAACAGCAACTAAGGGCTCTTTCGAAAAGCAAGTCGACAAATCACTGGTCTATGATACTCCCAGTGGACCCTTGTTGGACATTAAGATCAAGACTGAACCCAGAGAGGAAGGTCATCTATCTAACAGTTATGAAGAGACGGAACGATGTCAAATAGAAGAAAGGGGATGTGAAAGACTCAGACCTGTGTCTCTTCCCTTGAGAGATGTAAAAGCAGAACCCTCTTCAACAGAAGGCATCCCCAAGGATGGTCTCCTCAGCCAGCTTTTAAAGCAGCGGCCAAGGACCTTCCAAGCTGACACGCGGATGGATATACATGCCAGTAACATGAAGGAAGAGTGGGGGGAGTACCAAGGCCCATCTGttccaaaaaagagaaagctCTGCATGGGACTGGAGGATCACTTGATTAGTGAGCCTTATCTACGAACAGTGGACAGACCTACTCATCAGGATGTCACTCATAGTTTTTCAATCCCTTGGACACCGGAACAAAGGAAGCCGTTGAGCCCTGCAGAGGCCCATGCTCCCATCAGGTGTCCCCAGAGCACATCTCCTCCACAAGATGGGCGGGGTTTCAATGTTCTGAAGCAGCTTCTCCTCTCTGACAACTGTCTAAAGGATCTCTCTCATCCAAGAACCTCCACTAGCCCTTCCACCATGCAGGCTAACTACAGGGCCAATGGTAATGTCACAAACAAACCAGGTTACAATCATGACGTCATCAACTCTCATTGGAACCCTGATCCTCTGGGAGTTGGCCCTGCTGAATTCAGAACAGTGACCACAGCCTTGGCAAGCACCAGCATGCCAGGGTCACCCTGGGGTTCCCACGTAGCACGTCAGGAGTCTCCAAAACTGAATCTCATTCCTGTCAAGAGAGAGTCTGAGGGCCCCATCCGGTGGTTGATCAGTGGTGAGGAGAAACAGGACTCCTGCTCTGACTCTCCACGTCTGACTAAGTCCAACCCCATACTGTACTACATGCTTCAGAAAGGTTATTCTCACCTACGAAAAGAGGTCAGAGAGCGGGGCGACGCAGAGCTTTGTGGGATGAAGGTGAAAGAGGAGCCGATGGCTGACAGGGGGGATGTTGACCACAGATTGAGCTGGACACATCACTCCCCACTGCAGGACAAGTCACACGGCCATGTTACCGAGCGACTAAACGGGTCTCTGGAAAAATGA